Part of the Desulfobotulus pelophilus genome is shown below.
GAGGTCCTTTTGTCTCAGCTGGCTGTGGGCGGGCGACTGGTGATGCCCGTAGGGACGGCCCAAAGCCAGGATCTTCTCCGTATTACCCGCACAGAGGAGGGGTTTGAGCAGGAAACCCTTTGTGCCTGTCGTTTTGTGAAGCTCATTGGAGAACATGGCTGGCGGGATGAGTGATGCCCTTTTTTTTCCGTCCGAAACCCTGTCAGAGGTCAGAAAAAGGCAGTCTCCTGTTTGGTGATGGTTCGGGTCTTCCTTCCCATCCGTTTCAGGAAAGCTGTAAGAAAGGATTTTTGTGCTGCGCCGTCTCTATAACTGGGTTTTGAGCTGGGCGGATTCGCCTTGGGGAGCCTTCGCTCTTTTTGCCATTGCCTTTGCCGAGTCCTCTTTTTTTCCTATACCTCCGGATATTCTGCTCATTGCCCTTTGCGTAGGAAGACCGGCCCACTCTTTTTTTTATGCGGGGGTCTGCGCTGCAGGGTCCGTTCTGGGCGGGCTGGCAGGCTATCTCATTGGCTGGCATTTCATGGGGAGCATCGGTATCCATATTGTGGCATTTTATGGGGCAGAGGCGCAAATAGCCCGCCTTGGCGAGCTGTATCACAATTATGATGCCTGGGCAGTGGCCATTGCCGGTTTCTCTCCCATTCCTTACAAGGTCTTCACCATCACAGCGGGTATGTTTGCCATCAATCTGCCGGTTTTTATTCTGGCTTCCCTTGTATCCAGATCGGCCCGGTTTTTTCTTATTTCCGGTCTTGTATGGAAATTCGGGCCGGGCATACGTGCTTTTATAGATCGCTATTTTGACAGGCTGGCCATAGCGTTTGTGGTGCTGCTCGTTGGTGGGTTTGCTTTAATCAGGTTTGTCTTCTGATGGCCTCCCAGATAAGAAATTTGCTTATTCCTGCTGAAAGAGGGGCCCTGATAGGTGGTAGGCTTCCTGGATGTAAGAAATGAAAGCGGAACAGAGAGGGGATGGCGTTCTGTCCTTGTGGCGGGTGAGGTAGAAATTACGGCGAAGGTGAAGACCCTCAATCTTACGGCAGCAGAGTCGGTTGGCTGCCAGCTCATCTTCAACGGCAACAGGAGACAGAATGGAAACACCCAGTCCGCTTTTGATCCCCTGAATTACCGCCTGTGTGTTTCCCATTTCGGCTACAATATTTAAATCTTCTATGGAAAGGCCCAGGGTTTTCAGGTGGCTGGCTATGGCCTGACGGGTGCCGGACCCTTTTTCCCGCAGAATGAAAGGCAGTTTACAGAGGTCGGTGGGTTCTATGCTCTGGGTATTTGCCATCGGGTGATTCCCGGGAAGCATGAGTCCCATGGTATCTTCGAGTATGCATGCCTGTTCCGCCCGGCGGTCCTTTGTGATGGCACCGATGATTCCCAGTTCAAGGTGTCCGTCCAGCGTTGCGGCAAGGATGGCCTCGCTGTCGCTGATTTCAAGGGAAAGGGTGACGTCGGGGTAGCGTTGTGCAAAACCTCCAATCAGCCGGGGCAGGATGTAGGCACCGGGTATGGTACTGCCTCCTATGACAAAACGACCCCGAATGGAACCCTGAAAGGCCGCCATGGCAGCTTCGGCCTCGTCGCGGAGCTGAAGTATACGGCGGGCATGCTGGTATAAAAGGGATCCTGCCTTGGTTGGAACGGCTTCCTTTCCGAGGCGATCAATCAGGCGGCATCCGAAATGGTTTTCCAGATCCCGGATATGGCTGCTGATGGTCGGTTGGGAAAGGTGAACGGCCTGCCCTGCTCTGGAGAAGCTTTTGCGTTCGATGACTTTGCAGAAAATGTTGAGTTGCCAGATATCCATGGATGTTTATTGTCCCCGTATGCCTTTTTGTTTCATTTTTTCCTGCAGTTTATGGAGTACGGCGGGGCTGACCATGCCGGAGATATCCGCGCCGAAGCTTGCGGCTTCTTTGATGACCGAAGAGCTGGTGAAAATCCAGCGGAGGCCTGTAATCAGAAAAACAGTCTGGACATCGCGGTTCAGGCGGCGATTCATCATGGCCATCTGGAACTCACTTTCAAAGTCACCCATGGCCCGCATGCCACGAACGATGGCTTTGGCTCCTTTTTTCTCCGCGTAATCCACAAGAAGGCCGTCAAAACTGTCCACCTCAATGCGATCCGCATGTTCCGCAAGGCTTTCCCTGATGAGATCCTTCCGCTCTTCAACGGTGAAAAATCCGGTTTTATTGGGGTTGTGGAGAATGGCCACAATCACTTTGTCGAATATGCCAAGGGCCCGTTCGATAATGTCGATATGGCCATTGGTCAGGGGGTCAAAGGAGCCCGGATAGATGGCGATGTTTCGGAAGGTTTCCATATCTCTGTGTTTTCCCTGCTAAGAATGCAACCGGTGGTTTGCGGGTGAGTTACTCCGCTGTATGCTGCTATCCAAGTCTCTGCCAGTTTCTGCGACAAGTGTGCTTATTAGGACATGCTATTGAAAAAATCAATGCCCGGTTATGGTTTTTCTTTTGTCATACGTGGCTTTGGGTGAAGGATAGGCGCGTCAGCCGTGTTTTCCCGTACACTCGGCTGTCTTCGCTGACAAATCCCGTATCCGGTGCTGGCAGAGGGTCATCTCCGGTGTGTTCACAGATGATGCAGGTGGTATGGGTGAGCACCCCCGTTTTTGTCAGATGCAGCAGAGCTGTTGCCGTCAGTCCTTTGCCGTAGGGTGGATCCATGAATATGAGATCAAAGGTTGCCTCGCTGTTCAGGCATCTGAGATCCTTACGGATGTTCCATTTTATGATGCGGCTTTGGCTGGCTATCCCCAG
Proteins encoded:
- a CDS encoding YqaA family protein, which produces MLRRLYNWVLSWADSPWGAFALFAIAFAESSFFPIPPDILLIALCVGRPAHSFFYAGVCAAGSVLGGLAGYLIGWHFMGSIGIHIVAFYGAEAQIARLGELYHNYDAWAVAIAGFSPIPYKVFTITAGMFAINLPVFILASLVSRSARFFLISGLVWKFGPGIRAFIDRYFDRLAIAFVVLLVGGFALIRFVF
- a CDS encoding selenium metabolism-associated LysR family transcriptional regulator; protein product: MDIWQLNIFCKVIERKSFSRAGQAVHLSQPTISSHIRDLENHFGCRLIDRLGKEAVPTKAGSLLYQHARRILQLRDEAEAAMAAFQGSIRGRFVIGGSTIPGAYILPRLIGGFAQRYPDVTLSLEISDSEAILAATLDGHLELGIIGAITKDRRAEQACILEDTMGLMLPGNHPMANTQSIEPTDLCKLPFILREKGSGTRQAIASHLKTLGLSIEDLNIVAEMGNTQAVIQGIKSGLGVSILSPVAVEDELAANRLCCRKIEGLHLRRNFYLTRHKDRTPSPLCSAFISYIQEAYHLSGPLFQQE
- the coaD gene encoding pantetheine-phosphate adenylyltransferase → METFRNIAIYPGSFDPLTNGHIDIIERALGIFDKVIVAILHNPNKTGFFTVEERKDLIRESLAEHADRIEVDSFDGLLVDYAEKKGAKAIVRGMRAMGDFESEFQMAMMNRRLNRDVQTVFLITGLRWIFTSSSVIKEAASFGADISGMVSPAVLHKLQEKMKQKGIRGQ
- the rsmD gene encoding 16S rRNA (guanine(966)-N(2))-methyltransferase RsmD; this encodes MRIIAGSLKRRSIKAPAGMDTRPTSDRLRESLFSILGRDRVEGARVLDLFAGTGALGMEALSRGADHAVFVDNHPQALHILHQNVQCLGIASQSRIIKWNIRKDLRCLNSEATFDLIFMDPPYGKGLTATALLHLTKTGVLTHTTCIICEHTGDDPLPAPDTGFVSEDSRVYGKTRLTRLSFTQSHV